The genomic region AGTCACAAGAAGGTCATTGTCCACCGTCACTTCTCCTCTATCGTCAAGAAGGGGCCTCGTCGACATAAGTACCTAAATTGGAATAGCATATTCCCGTCCCAGCTTGTGATCTCAATGACATCGGAGCTCTTTTTACCATGGACGAGGCTAGGCATGCGGTATTTGATTCTGCAAGTGATAAGACGCCGGGGCCTAACGGATTCTTGACGTCCATGGCCTACAAGATGCAATTCGAGGGGCTCTTCATCACGCCTCTGCTAAAGACCGCTTGAAAGGCGTGGGCTACTCCAAAATGCAAGTTATCTGCTTGGTTGATCATTCACAATAGAGTTTGGACGGCCGATTGACTTCATCGTAGGGGATGGCCAAATTTCGGTATGTGCCCCCTCTGCAACCAAATTCAAGAAACGATGGCCCATCTCCTTTTCCAATGCTAATATTCCGACTGCGGTTTGGAATGCAGTCAAGGCACGGATCGGCTTGGGCGATATTAGGACAAGTGATTGGCCGACTATATATGGTCGTTGTCAAAGATTGGTGGAACAAGATCGTCGTCCTCGCGATGAATAGCCCCCCTCCTTATGCTTATTTCCTCGGAGCTTTGCAAGGAGAGGAACGCTATGGTCTTCTGGAACATCTCCACTCCTTCGATGATCATTGTGCATAGGGTCCTTGAGGAGGCTAGGTTGCGGGTAGCGACGGGTGCCAGGGGATTAGATGCCATTTTACCTCGCGGGTAACTGCTCTATTTTGGCTTGGAACTCATGAAACCATCGGTCTCTTCTTAACTAAggaaatggcaagtcttttggcTCGTTTCAGAACAAAGAAAAAAGGCAACCGCATGAGCCTGAAATGCACCGAGAGAGAAAGAGAACGGGGCATCTGACATCACCATCATCGCCATCGGGGGTGTGGACTGAACTGAAGATCAACAAGTACTAGCATCGTTATCCATCCCAGCTATAGCTGCCTGTCCGGCTGAAATTCTTGGCCCGCCCTATTTTCCGATCCCCGTTCCGCTTGCAGTTGCAGGGAAGAAGGGCCTGCACAGGGGCACAGGCGGGTCCCCGCCATTTTGGAAACGAGCCCAGCTCCACGCAAGCGCTCTGCTCCCCGTCGCATCGCATCTCATCTCATCTCCCCtgcttcgtctctctctctctctctctctcgagctgtACTCCTCTTTTCTCGCATGGCCGGAGCGAAGGACCTCGCTAATCCGTGCCCCTGCTGGCGTGCATGCAGTGCAATgtgaaggagggagggagggagggaggttaGGCAGGCATGCGTCGCTGTCTCTGCCCCCAGCCCTTGTGCCCTCCTgccgcctctctctcctcccaactCTTGTgctcccccctctccctcccgcTGGCTCTGACGCCGCTGCACGAAGCCTTTAATGGCTTCAGAGCTCAGCCACATTCAATGGCCATCGTCCGTGCTGGTGCTGCCACACCACACCGCTGTAGATAGACAGGGCcaacccctctccctctctctctctgtggaCCATTTATTCCCAGCGCCACAGCTACAAGGAACGCCTGCCCATGTGAGCGCGATCCCTGATATAAGTAGCAGGCTAGCAGCGGTACCCTACTCCCCGGCTGCTTCCCTCATTCATTCATCAGTGAGTGCTTAACTACCTCCAAGCTCCAGTCGAGCCGATCGAGCTGAGGGAACTCCCGCCCTCCCCCATGAAGCTCCTGCTACTTTACTCCTCGCTCCTGCTTCTCCTTTTGCTACTATCCTCCCAGGGCCTAGCCTCTACTACTCAAGGTGCGTGCGTGCCAAGATCTTCTTACCGTCTCCACTACTCCACACCGCCGCATCTTCCTCGCTTTCTCTGCCTCTAGCTGATGTATCATGTTGCCGTCGCGCGCTTTGTTGCAGGTAGAGGGCCGCTGCATTACCAGCTCAAGGAGGCAGCTCCAAAGGTGGCGGAGGGCGCGGAGGCGATGTCGGCGGTGAGGATCGGGTCGAGGCCGCCGCGGTGCGAGGGGCGGTGCGCCCTCTGCGGCCGGTGCGAGGCGGTGCAGGTGCCGGTGGCGCCGCGGGGCAAGGGGGGGAGCCACTTCCACCTGTCCGGAGCCTTGGGCGGCGGGGACGACGACGAGGGCTCCACCAACTACAAGCCGCTTAACTGGAAGTGCCGGTGCGCCGACAGGAGGCCGATCCTCAACCCGTGACGGCCGACGCCTGCTCAAGAAGAAGATGCTTGACGAGCCTCCGGCATCTTTGGTCCATCCCATCACAGATCACATGGCTGCTGTAAGTTGTTGGGAGAGGCTGCATGCGCTAAGATCAACTACACTACTGTACATGGCTGTGCAAGGAGTGGTTGTTGGGACAAGTTTTGGTCAGTTTGTTTAGGTATAGagtttatgatgatgatgatgatgatgctggatGATCAACTACATGCTGCTAGTAATTTGGAGGTGTTGCACTAACTGATCAGCTGCTTCTGAGTTCCCCTATATTGTACTATAAGCTTGGTGGTGTAATTAAGAGACTGATATCACTTCGTGTTGTCGCTCTGATGGACTAACAAGGTCCTGTCAACACATTGGTACTACTAAACATACGCGACCTTTTCTGGATCGTCTGGAAAAACAAAAAAGATGAATGTCGGATGTAAATCGAGTTTTATTTACAAGAAAAATGGTACGCGTCCTTTTTTTTGTTTGGAGATGATAAAGGCTCTGAAAAGGGGGGGCCAAACAGCGAGACAAGAGCTTTTTTGGAGCCCTTGGAGCTACGCTCATCATTGCTGTGGCCTTGTCTTTTCCTCCGAAGAACTTGTGCCCGTAAGCAAAAGCATGTGATTCGCTCCCAGGACATGTCCTCCAGGCCCAGGGATTCGCCACCATCTCCTTGCACACAGACAGGCCCTAGCAGAGGACTCCAATAAGAAGATTACCTACTCGCGTCAGCCAACAAGATACGTGGTTTGATCGTGTGATTTCTCTCTTCTGCTCCCGGTTAGGGTAATGAAGTGGAGTTCGTTTTTGCCCATTGATGATCTCTTATTTTTACAGAATTTCAAGTTCAGTGAGAGAGTACAAGCGGATGTTGCCTCTATAGCCTGTGATGTGGTGTGGTGTGCATGCATGGCTAACTCAAGCCTTGAGCAAAGGTTACTAGAGTAGTAACTTGGCGTCTGCATTCAACCAAGAGCCCTGACTGTCACGTGCAGATATGCAAAATCCTGCCTACCAACCTGAGTGCGAGAAAAGGACAGTGCTGAGCCAACATTCAATACTCTACTTTGCTCCAGTGAGTGAATGTATGACTGTGCGCGAGCTAGTCCTCCTCTCCTCTCGGCGAGGTCTAGCGAGTGACAAGTCATGTCTCGTGTCCATGGGCATTCAAGCGTCTGTCTCCTCTGCCCCCATTTTTTActcttcctttccttttctttcttttttcacaCAAGGAGAGCAGTCAGAACATTTATTACTGTATGACAAAGCGTAAGGACACAGCTTAACAGCAAGAGGGAGGCCAGGCCACGGCCACACCCACAGCAGCAGTCAAACCTCAAAACAAGTCGGCCACACAAACTATAAGCAAGAACCAAAATACAGAAGAGAGAAACCAAAAGAGACGGCAAGCTAGGGCACAACACGCGTGTTGCTTGAGTGAGGTGAATGCGCTCGACCGGCAATGGGAAATGCACAAGAGATAAACCAGAAAGACATTTCTCAAAAGAGATGAGAGAATATACAGCAGCGATCTGCCCAGCCGAGTTGGTTTCAGAGGAGAACCTCCAACCCAAGAATTACTACCTGTATATGTGTATTTACCCAATCATCTATATCCCCGACTGCCTGGGATTTCAGCAGCATCTAACCATGTATCTTACAGAGGACGTATATATGCCACCATCCACCAACCAACCACAAGAGCGACGACAAGAGAAGATCCAGGACGGCTTCGAGAGCAAAAACAAAACGAAGCACCAGGCTAACTAACATGACGTTGTCTCTTGTCTTGCCAGCTGGGAAACAACCTCACACCTGCACAAATTTTCCAGTCTGGTTTGAGGGAGCAGACTGCTTTTTTTTATGACGACCGCAATCCTGCCCTCTGGTAGGAATGGGATATGGAACATCTACGACTGGGAGTTTTCGCGCAATTTTGCCCTGGCGAAAAATACTCCTGCTAATAGCCCTGCGGGGTGATGGCATGTATGGTTTCTTTCGTTAGTGAAATGCAGTATATGTCAGCAGCCGTAAGGCAATATGGTCATAGACGAAACATACCGAACAGAATGCTGATGGAATTCTCCATGCTCGTGCGGACTTTGAAGAGAAGGATTCCGGCAATGGAAAGTGGGATCTTGTTGAGGGAACCTACAAGGCTGCAGGGCAATGTTGGCATTAGAAGCTCAACAAGAGTGAAGGGCGACGAATTTTGAGAGGCTTATCAGATTCATTTGGTACCTATATGTTGTTGCGCTTGTCTGACGAAGAAACCACATCGAAGTGAAGCTGATAGCGAGCCCCAAAACCCCGCTAGCAGTGATGACTAGCCAAAACGTAGGCATCCTCAGGAGAGGCCTGCAAATTCACTTCCCATAAGACACAAGTAGCATTTGCAATTACAACTAATTGTTCCGTCAGATGTGCTAGCTGCAGTAGTTGTATCCTTTTTTTAGAGATGCAATAGTTGTATCTTGATAggagcttaagcaatatttttttACCAGCAGATAACACATTTAAGCCTATACACCACTTTCCTGTCAATAGTTGTATGTTGGAGGAGGAACCACAGTTTGCATTTAGTTATTAGGTTCATGCTAGAACATAAAACAAGTGAACGAGTGAAGTTTGAAGCTTACGTTTCCAACAGGTACTCCACTTCATTAAAACCAAGCACGAGGATAACTCCCAATGGTAGTGAAAGAATATTATTCAGTAAAACCATCGAAAGCTCATTCAAATTCCCAGATCTGGTGGCTTCCTTCGCActatccattacatgcctcaatgtAAGCTGGAAGCAAGTAGTTCATTTGTTAAAATTTATATGGAGGTACCTCACAACTGAAGATATTTGTCCTATAAACTAGAGTGTGAATCTTGGAACTGAATGTAAGAATCTAAAACATTTGGGAAGAGTAACAGTTTGATAATTGGCTGCATATTGTAAATTTTCAGTGGCATTGAGAAGAACAATACCGAATATGATGCTGTTAAAAAACAGTTTAAGATCTGCCATGTATAGCCGACTGCATGAAATGACAGATCTGTTACTCCTCCTGCAATGGCTGAGATTATCTACAGAAACAGAGAGACGAGTCAGGTCTTTAAGGGCCCAATAGTGTGTTAATTTAAGTCATGTTTCATGAACATCTATGATTAGATATATAGCAATGAATTGACTACATGCAATTATTCAGCAACAGAAGAAAAAATAAGCCCCCTCAAGCATTCAAATCCTGCCCAAACATTCATAAATTCATGACATACCATCAACATTAGAGAAATCCAAACTTGTCTATCATGCTGCTTCTTAAAGAAGTAGGTTTCCCCAGAAGCAGTAAGAACATTGGCGACATTCTTCAATATAGTCAACATCGCAACATTGATGTACTTCAAACTGAAAGGTACAgaaaatgttaaaatgtgcagtGCTTATCTGGAATTTCCTTATTACAAGTTGAGGAACAATTTCTTCACAACTCATATGGAAATGCTCAACTCATAATGTTCAGAAAACTTAGAAATTTTCATAGTCTGAACAAACTAATTGAACATGAACAGAGAAAGAGCAAACGAGCCTCAGCACAACAAAATTTTACCCTTAAATGAAATCTATGGGCTATCAAACATTATTAAGCATCAATACTAATTTAAGGAGGAACAAGCTATATCCCATGTGTGTTCCTTTATGCATGGCTCTGAGAGTGGGGGCAAATGAATAGAGAGCAGTATTCATATTTTCCGAAATGGAGACTATACAATAGAAACATAAAATAATTGCTTAAATTTGATAAAAGATGCCCCGATACCGAAAGGATATAAGTACAGACCAGCATAAACTGCGCAGAAAACAGTCCTCAGATCAAAATGATTTGAAAATTTGATACATACCTAAACATGCTTGTAATTAGCATTCCGACAAATATGATGTTCACAGGCAACCAAACTTTGATTAACTTCCATGTTAGTGGTTCAGTTGAGATAACACCGGAGAGGGACAGTGTGGAAACTATGGTCACCGATACAATGTTCTGCAGCATAACAtgatgaagaaaatactatcagTGTTACCCACGCAGCAAATATCTATGAGAAGGAAAACAAGATTGCATAAGAAGTATATGGTCAGCCATAGCAATATACCTGGTAAAGCATCAGAAATATTCCAGCATTAAAACCATAGCCAGACAAAACAAACTTGTTAACCAAAATCATGCTGCAGGATGCTATACAGTAAGCAAGACCAGATAGAAGAGACTGATTCTGAATGTTTGGGAGCCTGAGGAAGTGTGACGGCCTATCTCTATCTTTTGAGGCCTCAACATCTTCCAAGTCAACGTCATCAACAGAGAAGGACCTCATCAAAGATCTGGAGAAAATATGAGACAAAAGCACAGTGCATTGTGTTAGCCCAGGCCATAAATGCTTCCTTGATATTTTCATTTGAGGAGGCGACAATGAGGTCCATAAATGCCTGCAAAATAACACATAGATCAAGAGAAGCTTACATGCCTGTTCCCAATCTCTCTCCTCATGGGACTTGCAAGTGCACCTTGTCCTCCAATCTGATCCCAGAGTTTACTCTTTTCTCCGTTCACGAGTGGACTGGTTGTACTAATCTCTGGTGATTTTCTCCCGGTAGGGGTGCCAGGATCCACATGATTGCCTAACTGTTGGATTCTACAAGGTAAAACAGTGCTGGCAATCAACAATAATCCAAATATTTAATGCTTGAATCTCTTATGTATTATGTTTAACAGCAGGTCCCATTTTGCAGTCTGGTCAAGCATGCGTATGAAACCGATGATACTTCAAAATGCATCAAGAATTAACAGTTTCCAAGAGAGTTTCCATATGTCCATACTATACTTCAAAATGCATTGTAGTGGagcaaaattctaagcatttacaGTTTCCACAAGAGTTTCCATACGTCCATACTATACTTCAAAATGCATTGTAGTGGAGCAAAATTATAAGCATTTACAGTTTCCACAAGAGTTTTCATATATCCGTACTATAGATAAAATGAAACTAGAAGGATCAGTTCCAATATTTGCTCAGAATTTTCTGGTGACAAATTTTAAAATGTAGGAGTTGAGATGAGCCCAGTAAAGACATTGAACAAGCCAAGTTTCAAGCATCGCGAAATTACCTTGTCAAAATATTTTTCAAACATCACTGTGATTCATATATTTAATTATGGTTGCAGCATACCAGAGACATTCTGGGCTCCTAATCACTCATAGCGGCACATGAACTTGGGGATGCACCCTAGAACAGGGCCAAAAAAAATGGGTACTGACATATTGCGCAGGGACAGAGCAAAAGGAGTTCTCCTCAACTAAATCCACGGTTAACAAATTCAACACACATGAACTTGCAGGTCCCAAACCTACCCTCAATCCATGGGAAATACACATATGTGGAAAACTAGACATGCTGGTTGGGAGGAAACCAGGCCGCGTGATTGATAGATAAAGGGGGAAAGAAAGGGAGTGATTAGGCGGAACCCTTCGCGTTACCTCATTCCGGGGGTCGCGAGCTTGGGGGTGTCCGGCGGCGACGAGCTGGAGAGGGCAGAGGTGGGATCCGGCGGTGAGGGCGCGCAGACGCTCCAGGCCCGACTTGCTCCGGCGAGAAGGCGGGCGGACAGGTGGAGGCGAGGGAGCTGGGAGGTCCGTGGTCCGTGGAGCAAgtggggggaggaagaggaggagcgggAGCAGGAGGCGAAATGGTCGCCGCTGGCTCGGCTCGGCGGCTTGACGAGTCAGCGAGACCGAAACCCAGTGCCTCGGTTTATCCGGCCGTACGGTAGGCGGGCTGTCGCAGGGACTGCCGGCTGGCGAGGTCAACggcgcagcggcagcggcagcgagcGAACACGCATCACCCCATACACTTTCCACATACACATACCGCCGCTGGGTACGGCACGAGAGCGTCAGGTGTACCGGATAGTCACCgtgtgcgttcggtttattcggtttacatggttcggtttatacggttttttgATTTGTATGGTATTAATACTTCGATAAATGCGGTATAAAATTAAATACAGTTCGGTTTtagtatataccaaattattttggtatggtttcggtatataccataaaaaccaaagttgacgcaAATTTAaaaatgacgtaataataatttgcaaatttatgactcaaaacacatactattttgcacaaatagtatatgactatatatataagtatatatgcatgcattaattcgtctgttgatggttatggacgtgcttagcattttaaaaagagaaaaatgactatgttacaagaaaaTTTTACATGCTTATtagtgaatttgactcatgtataagaaaaatgacaacttgtatggttgttcatctcaaaaaatataaatttatttttacttcggtttattcggttaaccgttcggtttttcggtatataccataaaaaccaaagttcaaatcggtatgaaaagttcataccataccaaaatcagaaaccataaaaaccataaaatcggttcggttcggtttattttcggtatggtttttcggttcggttttgaaATGCACAGGGTGACCGGATAGGCAGATGCCGGAGGTTTGGAGTCAAACCTCTTTAAATTTGATCGAGTTTATAAAGGCATTGCTTGTTACGCAGGGGCAGAGTATTTTTCTACATGTATTTGGTCAAACATAAGATTttaagtattttggaacggagaaaGTACACCGGATCAAGATTGCTCGGTTCGTCAATATCCTCACGGATCTTAATTCTCTCACACACTTTAATCTACTTCTAAATGTTttccacggcaacaccaagttttTTGCTATGTTTCATCAAGAAAAGTGTGTGCAATGTGAGGCCAAAGCAATTACAACTGCTCTCCTGACATTATCACCCTCAAAATGTTTAGGGCAACTCCAGCGACGTGTATCAAATCAGACACATCAAACTGCAGACATGTCTGACGACTGTGTGTGCGGACGTTTGACTACCCGTTGCATTGTAAAAAAAAAAAGACGAACCACGCGGTTCAAACATTTAGGGGGCGCTTTGATGTACCGcgtgcgttggagatgcccttaggtctTGATTGGATTGTTGTTTTCCAGCGCTTTACACCTGTAAAAGATACACGCCTCCATCCATCGTTTTTCTTTCTCAGTGGAAATTACATACAGCCAGTCAAATACACTTGTAGAATAAATATGGTTGTAAAAAGATCCACCGATTCGAAGCAGGGCCTTAGCCTCCGCAACACTCTGCGACTCCATCTCTCTTCCGATGTTAGCGAAGCTAATTGATGGCACGGTAGATATTTTCCGGAAGCGAGACCGTGGCCGGAAGAGCTCTTTTGATCCGAACTCACATTCTCCCTGATGAACAGTAAAATTCAAGAAAATGATGAAAAAAACAGTATTTTATGATAAACATTGCTGAAAGTCTTAACTTCCTGCAAATTTTCGTGATGAAATAACATTGGTGGAGGTCTGGACCAAAAgaacaaaatcgatgctccaaaatgctCCCAACAATAGTTTTTTGGAGCATCGTTTTTTTCCCAGACCTCATTTCATCACAAAAAATTCCACGAAGTAAAAACTTTCATCAATGTTTATTACAAaagaaattcagattttttttactattttacaGATTTTACTATTCATCAAGGAGCATGTGAGCTCGTGTTCAAATACTCCGCATCCAACCGTGGCCTTCTTCATCCTCCTCATGGTTGACCACCTCAATCCGCCAATGTTTCACGGGGTGAATTTATGCCAAGCTCCAGGATTGATATCCTAATGACCAAACCAATTGTTTACCAAACCAAACTACAACTATCTATGAAATGAGTGTCAAAATATCAAGTGCAATGAAAACAGGGGCAAATCATCGAAGTGCAAAGAAACCTATGGCAAAAGAACAATGTAGAGAACCACATGCACATTTGTGAAATATAGCTGTAGTTTAGACATGCATTCTGTGCCCCTTTTGTTGTTTTAGTACAGTTTAGATCAGTCAACATATTTGTTTCTCTCTTTTTGCAAGCAATCATCAATTGTGAATGTCTCCTTGTTCCACGAAAAAAAATTGACATGAGAACTCACTCTACATAGTGGTTACCAAAGAGGCAAATAGGTAGGGCGTATGACGCGTGAGCTCGTAAAGCAATCAATTCCAATATGTACTGTACATTGTTATGTTCCGCAGCAAGGTACAAGTTTCTTATCTACCATGTATAAACGCATAATTCTATCAGAATCGGGCTCACACACGACGAAGGTCAACCATATCAAACTTCACACTGGGGTTCATGTACACATGAGAGCAATGCTCGTAGATTGAAGTGCCATCTAGAGGCTCCTCGTGAGGATGGAAACCAGTCTCCTGGCAATCGTGGATCACCCCCATGCCACCTGGATCCGTGAGGTGAAATATGCCGTGCTTCCTGCTCAGAGAAAATATAGACCATTGTCATGAGATCGTCTAATCAGATGAACAGACAGCACCTATTGTAAATAATTTATTCAAGACAATGAAGAACAGTATGCGTATTTTCCAAGGATTTGTTTCGGGAAGGATTAAGCAACATTGCTTGGTAGTACTTGTTATTTTAGGTTCAACGGATTCACTGAAACTGAGGACCGAGGAATAACTGCAGGGGAGGAACGTAAAGCATGTGCGTGTCTACATAATCATTTGCAGATTCATGGTCTTAACTAGGAACTACTCTTTCCTCCAGCTATCAAGGAAATTATAGCATTTAGTTAATCTATGGCTAAGAAATACAGAAATGAAGGATAATAATATACAGCAATGTAAATTCAAACCACAAAATCTGCACTAATTTGCCCAAAA from Triticum aestivum cultivar Chinese Spring chromosome 4A, IWGSC CS RefSeq v2.1, whole genome shotgun sequence harbors:
- the LOC123087017 gene encoding EPIDERMAL PATTERNING FACTOR-like protein 2; this translates as MKLLLLYSSLLLLLLLLSSQGLASTTQGRGPLHYQLKEAAPKVAEGAEAMSAVRIGSRPPRCEGRCALCGRCEAVQVPVAPRGKGGSHFHLSGALGGGDDDEGSTNYKPLNWKCRCADRRPILNP
- the LOC123087018 gene encoding GDP-mannose transporter GONST1 isoform X2, coding for MRSFSVDDVDLEDVEASKDRDRPSHFLRLPNIQNQSLLSGLAYCIASCSMILVNKFVLSGYGFNAGIFLMLYQNIVSVTIVSTLSLSGVISTEPLTWKLIKVWLPVNIIFVGMLITSMFSLKYINVAMLTILKNVANVLTASGETYFFKKQHDRQVWISLMLMIISAIAGGVTDLSFHAVGYTWQILNCFLTASYSLTLRHVMDSAKEATRSGNLNELSMVLLNNILSLPLGVILVLGFNEVEYLLETPLLRMPTFWLVITASGVLGLAISFTSMWFLRQTSATTYSLVGSLNKIPLSIAGILLFKVRTSMENSISILFGLLAGVFFARAKLRENSQS
- the LOC123087018 gene encoding GDP-mannose transporter GONST1 isoform X1, with amino-acid sequence MRIQQLGNHVDPGTPTGRKSPEISTTSPLVNGEKSKLWDQIGGQGALASPMRREIGNRSLMRSFSVDDVDLEDVEASKDRDRPSHFLRLPNIQNQSLLSGLAYCIASCSMILVNKFVLSGYGFNAGIFLMLYQNIVSVTIVSTLSLSGVISTEPLTWKLIKVWLPVNIIFVGMLITSMFSLKYINVAMLTILKNVANVLTASGETYFFKKQHDRQVWISLMLMIISAIAGGVTDLSFHAVGYTWQILNCFLTASYSLTLRHVMDSAKEATRSGNLNELSMVLLNNILSLPLGVILVLGFNEVEYLLETPLLRMPTFWLVITASGVLGLAISFTSMWFLRQTSATTYSLVGSLNKIPLSIAGILLFKVRTSMENSISILFGLLAGVFFARAKLRENSQS